acagGGAGACTGAGTTGTACAAGATCATGTTGTTGGACCATTGGAAAGTGTTGAGGATTAAGTTTAAGGCTGATGATTATGAAATTTGGGGAACACAAATATACTTAACTAAGAAATACTTTTCCATCACGACCTAGAGTACTTACTAGGTTTTTTAATCTAGGAATTATATTTTGCCATTTATATATCATGGAAGCTCAGTGGAGGGAGGgcagcaaaatattttaagagagtAGTTGAAATGATGACTCGTAGATGTTAAACTACATAAAGAGGGATGCAAAGACACATGGATACTGAAGGAATGAGAGTGACAAAGTCAGTGCTGAAGAGGCATTGAGGTTCTTGAAGAACAGATTGGTAATAGGTGACTCACATCATAGGAGAGATATAAAACCGTATTTGTGATTTATGAGGTTAGTCAATCTGGGGTTACAATACTTCAAAGATATGGCCCTGGAATTGGGTGGGCTGATCATCAGtaacaaaataaagtcatccagCGTGATGCTGTGCTACTTTGAGGGGAAAATTTTGGGTAGGTAAAGGGCAAGGATGTTAAACTTGTTGCAGATAATAGCCAGATATATATCTTCAAATAATAAAGGGAATTACAAGGAAGTATGTGACagataataataagaaaataaaaaagttgggTAAATGAATAGCTTATTTCTAACAAACATTGTTTATACTAAATGAGTACTAAGAACGGATGTCTACAGGCAGTAtaacttacactttcacttaGGAGTGTTCCTCTTAATAGTGAAAAGTAtttgttgtttcatttaataCATTGAAAGGTAAACTTtaccttttcttattttcattttgtaaggtTTGTGTTCTTTGTCTATAAAGTTGTCTGATGGTCCCAGGtttatccttttgtttttatctttctgggtACTTTGCTTTAGATCTTTTTCATGTGAGCAACATataatcagattttattttaaaagacttcgTTGATACCTATGCttttaagtatgctgctgctgctgctgctgctaagtcacttcagtcgtgtttgactctgtgcgaccccatagacggcagcccaccaggctccactgtcctgggattctccaggcaagaacactggagtggattgccatttccttctccaatgcatgaaagtgaaaagtgaaagtgaagtcactcagtcctgtccgactcttcataaacccatggactgcagcccaccaggctcctctgtagaaTTCAGAAATCTACAtttacaaaagtttttaatttatttatattatttttggctgtgctggtcttcgttgctgtgttagcttttctctagttgtgataatggagaaggcaatggcaccccgctccagtactcctgcctggaaaatcccatggatggaggagcctggaaggctgcagtccatggggtcgctgagggttggacacgactgagcgacttcacttttacttttcactttcatgcattggagaaggaaatggcaacccactcctgtgctcttgcctggagaatcccagggacggggaagcctggtgggctgccgtctatagggtcacacagagtcggacacgactgaagtgacttagcagtagcagtagcagttgtGATAAGCAGAGTCTACTCTTGTGTTGTGGAGTACCAGGCTCTAGGACATGCAGGCGTCCTTAGTtccagcacatgggctcagtagttgtggctcgtggactgtagagcacaggcttaataggtGTGGTACAGGGGCTCAGTTACTccagggcatgtgagatcttcatggaccagggatcgaatgcatgtcttctgcattggtaggcagattctttaccactgaaccaggagggaagccccagacatctacattttaaataataagtgATGAGCTCAATATTACACTAATTTGCTATATGTTtccagttttctgttttctttatgtgCCCAAATTTAAATCTTTTGCTGTATAGATGTCATGTATATACAAttttccacagactgtatagagAATTTTGGTCATATACACAGTGGTCTAGGAAAAGACTCCTAGAgtttgagtcccagctctgccatttcctCATTGTGTGGCAGTGGCAAGTTACTTACcttctctctgcttcagtttatatatctttaaaatatagataatGCTTTTATCTATCTTATTGTTAAGAGGAGCATAGAAATGATTTCATGTAAAGAGCTTTAGTTTTGTGTAGTATAATGAAAGTTCTCAAAAATTGTTAACTCTTACTATGGTAGTAGTAGTGACTCAGTTGCagtagttagttgctcagttgcatctgactctttgcgactccatagactgtagtctcccaggctcctctgtccatggaattctccagataagaatactggagtgggttgccatttctttctccaaaggaaaAGAACTCTTACTATAGAGGTTGCTTATTTGCTTTTATCTTGGTTCagaatttagaatatataaattcTATATTTCTTTCACTAGAAATCATCTCTGTCTTTATCCCAAGCACATTTGAAATAACTGCCTTATTAAATCCTAAGGGTGTGTTGGAGGCTGGCTACATATCTTTCTCATATTATCCTCCATGGTGAGACATTAACACAGCCTCAGAGCACATTATGGTCTGCAAATCCCAAGACTTTCTAGAGTCAGGGAAATCATTACAACTACAATAGGGTTGGTGTGTCAAATTACAGTTCCTTATGTCTTTCCTTAAACCCTACACCCACTACCTCTTCTCAATTTTTCTCATCTAACAGAGTACTGAAGAAGTCACCTGAGGTAGAGTGTTGTTGTTTGTGGACTTTAATGGTCTTGGCTCTGCCAGTTACTAAAGATGAGATCTTGGGTAAGATAGCTCTCAGAGTTTTAGTTTCtgttaaaagaaaatcaagagaataaaaataatctcAGAAGATTGTTctaaatgagataatactttATGAGACTGGTCTATGGGAGGAGCCTGTAATGATAAATTGCCTCCTTATTTTTCCAATTGAAATGCCTTACTTTTTGGACTTTCTTGGTGGCACAATAGATAagcatcctcctgccaatgcagaggacacatgttcgatccctggtctgggaagattccacatgccctggagcaactaagcccatacgccacaactattgagcttgggctctagagcccagggaccacaactactgagcccacacgctgcagctaCCAAAGCCCATGCACCTTAGAGGccacgctccacaacaagagaagccactgcaatgagaagcccatgcaccacagctggagTAGCCCCCAtttaccacaactaaagaaagcccgtgagcagcaacaaagacccagcacaaccccaAATAATTGTTTAATAATACCCTAattttctaattctcttttttctcagatTATAGttagattatttttctctatacTCATATCTATACAGCAATATATTACATTAACCTAGGCAAAACTCAGTCATTAAAATGGAAGTAACATTTTATGCAGTTTGAAGAAGACTTTGGAGAGACCTGGTGCTTAGTATCAGGAGGACTAGTATTTTAGAATCTTTTTAGAGAAGATAAGCATCGCTGTTAATAGCAAAGGGAGGTTATTTCTTGGCATATGTTAATTACATATAATTTGTTTTAGCACACAGAACCTGTTAATCAGATTTCAATGGCCATATACAACCTAACTGGCTACAACATGGGTTCCTTTACCCTTTTGGGTATCCCTGGACTTGAGCAGTACCACGTCTGGATCAGCGTCCCCTTCTGCCTCATCTATCTTGTGGCCATTCTGGGTAATAGTGTCCTTCTCTGCCTCATTGCAACGGAGCACAGTCTTCATGCGCCcatgttctttttcctttccatgcTGGCTATTACTGATCTTACACTGTCTACCACCTGTGTCCCAAAATCTCTGAGCATCTTCTGGTTTGGTCCCCAGGAAATCAGCTTTCCTGGCTGTCTCACACAATTATTCTTTCTGCACTACAGCTTTGTTCTGGACTCAGCTATACTGCTGGCCATGGCATTTGAccactatgtggccatctgtTCACCCTTGAGATACACCACTATTCTGACCCCCAGGACCATTGTCAAAATTGCTGTGGGAATCTCCTTCAGAAGCTTCTGTGTTTTTGTCCCATGTGTTTTCCTTGTAAATCGTCTACCCTTCTGCAGGACACATAACGTCCCTCACACGTACTGTGAGCACATAGGTGTTGCCCGACTAGCCTGTGCTGACATCTCCATCAATATCTGGTATGGGTTTTGTGTTCCCATCATGACAGTGATTATAGATGTGATTCTAATTGCTGTCTCCTACATCCTTATCCTCTGTGCTGTATTTCGCCTCCCTTCTCAGGATGCTCGTCAGAAGGCCCTGGGCACCTGTGGTTCCCATGTCTGTGTCATCCTCATGTTCTATATACCAGCGTTCTTCTCCATCCTTGCACATCGCTTTGGACACAATGTCCCTCAGACCTTTCACATTGTGTTTGCCAACCTCTATGTTGTCATCCCACCTGCCCTGAACCCTATCGTCTATGGAGTAAAGACTAAGCAGATACGAGAGAAAGTCATTCTTCTGCTCTTACCCTAAGAGGTCCCATTGATACATGCCTGAAGT
Above is a genomic segment from Bos javanicus breed banteng chromosome 15, ARS-OSU_banteng_1.0, whole genome shotgun sequence containing:
- the LOC133261269 gene encoding olfactory receptor 52H1-like; the encoded protein is MAIYNLTGYNMGSFTLLGIPGLEQYHVWISVPFCLIYLVAILGNSVLLCLIATEHSLHAPMFFFLSMLAITDLTLSTTCVPKSLSIFWFGPQEISFPGCLTQLFFLHYSFVLDSAILLAMAFDHYVAICSPLRYTTILTPRTIVKIAVGISFRSFCVFVPCVFLVNRLPFCRTHNVPHTYCEHIGVARLACADISINIWYGFCVPIMTVIIDVILIAVSYILILCAVFRLPSQDARQKALGTCGSHVCVILMFYIPAFFSILAHRFGHNVPQTFHIVFANLYVVIPPALNPIVYGVKTKQIREKVILLLLP